From Bordetella flabilis, the proteins below share one genomic window:
- a CDS encoding serine hydrolase: protein MMTPHIDVGESEFAEIGKIQYGFGLWCAHYRGNATISHPGSQPGWGAFMTMMPERRIGVIVLTNGDFSPVCALIAYATYDRLLALGSLDWFTVFRSKHLALLQEQEAQERGRIARYPADPRDDGLTPNIEGIYRHPAYGCISIVQKAAGMHWEWRGLEGLLVHHGRHSYQLKEQGVPRYPAGLFVSLEMNAEGQVVALKSPLEPVVSDIVFQRDLNGENP, encoded by the coding sequence ATGATGACCCCGCATATTGACGTCGGTGAGTCTGAATTCGCGGAGATCGGAAAGATCCAGTACGGGTTCGGACTGTGGTGTGCACATTACCGCGGCAACGCAACGATCTCGCACCCCGGGTCGCAGCCGGGTTGGGGCGCATTCATGACGATGATGCCCGAACGTCGGATCGGTGTGATCGTGCTGACCAATGGGGATTTCAGCCCAGTATGCGCTTTGATTGCCTATGCCACTTATGACCGGCTCCTGGCGCTTGGGTCGCTCGATTGGTTCACTGTATTCCGGAGCAAGCACTTAGCGCTACTGCAGGAGCAGGAGGCTCAAGAGCGTGGTCGCATCGCGAGATATCCAGCGGATCCGCGCGATGATGGACTGACGCCAAATATTGAGGGGATATATCGGCATCCGGCCTATGGCTGCATTTCGATTGTCCAGAAGGCGGCTGGGATGCATTGGGAGTGGCGTGGGCTCGAGGGGCTGCTCGTGCACCATGGCCGGCACTCATACCAGTTGAAGGAGCAGGGCGTGCCCCGATATCCAGCCGGACTTTTCGTCTCTCTGGAGATGAACGCGGAAGGCCAAGTCGTTGCACTGAAGTCGCCACTTGAACCAGTTGTGTCGGACATTGTCTTCCAGCGTGATCTGAACGGGGAAAACCCATGA
- a CDS encoding GNAT family N-acetyltransferase — protein MTKRAIRSAAEADLPHLVVIGTEAIAYKLGRGDYVWGTSAWTVQATQRMLDQGGLYVIEQDGMPAGMLSFAWQDEEYWGPQDRNARYVHKLSLRDGFRGLGLGVYAIDWCADLVRANDGDRLRLDCELRNTGLCAYYESLGFVRVGTKPFPSGYIASLYERFLR, from the coding sequence ATGACAAAAAGGGCAATCCGCAGCGCCGCCGAAGCCGACCTGCCCCATCTGGTGGTCATTGGAACCGAGGCGATCGCGTATAAGCTGGGTCGCGGAGATTACGTTTGGGGCACCAGCGCGTGGACGGTCCAGGCGACACAGCGGATGCTGGATCAAGGCGGTTTATACGTTATCGAGCAAGACGGAATGCCGGCGGGGATGCTGTCGTTCGCCTGGCAAGATGAAGAATACTGGGGACCACAGGACCGGAACGCCAGGTACGTGCACAAGCTTTCGCTACGGGACGGCTTCCGCGGGCTCGGGCTTGGCGTTTACGCAATCGACTGGTGTGCCGATCTGGTACGGGCAAACGATGGAGATCGCTTAAGGCTGGACTGTGAACTCCGGAATACCGGTCTATGCGCGTACTATGAGTCCCTGGGCTTCGTGCGCGTGGGTACGAAACCCTTTCCCAGCGGCTACATTGCATCGCTCTACGAGCGGTTTCTCCGCTAG
- a CDS encoding serine hydrolase domain-containing protein codes for MAAMHGAAWTDLDRLVDDAMACWGVPGVAVGVVEGDDIILLRGYGVRDVGNNAPVTTATQFMICSLTKSITAAGLALLVDERRLRWDTKVRAILPEFELRDAAASAEATVADLLTHRTGLPAHDRIWSPPGERSRQQMLEAMRYLEPSRRFRECHQYSNLGYVVAGMLAERLSGKSWEAFTTQRLLSPLGFSSFGFSKAALESAPDHAHPHEWDMRSVLRGKLWPMQATPAGGINASVADMALWLRLLLSRGRVDGRHDDPAY; via the coding sequence ATGGCTGCCATGCACGGCGCTGCCTGGACCGACTTGGACCGCCTGGTCGATGATGCAATGGCATGCTGGGGTGTCCCAGGCGTCGCGGTTGGTGTCGTGGAAGGCGACGACATAATCCTGCTTCGCGGCTATGGCGTGCGTGACGTCGGCAACAATGCGCCGGTAACGACCGCTACCCAGTTCATGATCTGCTCCCTTACCAAATCCATTACCGCGGCGGGCCTGGCACTCCTAGTTGACGAGCGGCGCCTGCGATGGGATACGAAGGTGCGGGCGATACTGCCGGAGTTCGAGCTGCGCGATGCTGCCGCGAGCGCAGAAGCCACGGTTGCGGATTTGCTCACCCACCGCACCGGGCTTCCCGCGCACGATCGGATATGGTCGCCGCCAGGTGAGCGGTCTCGACAACAGATGCTGGAAGCCATGCGCTATCTCGAACCGAGCCGACGGTTCCGCGAGTGTCACCAGTATTCCAACCTGGGTTATGTGGTTGCCGGCATGCTCGCGGAGCGGCTAAGCGGCAAGAGCTGGGAGGCGTTCACGACGCAGCGGCTGCTGTCACCACTGGGGTTCAGCAGTTTCGGATTCTCGAAAGCGGCGCTGGAGTCTGCGCCCGACCACGCCCATCCGCATGAGTGGGATATGCGTAGTGTTCTTCGCGGCAAGCTGTGGCCAATGCAAGCCACGCCTGCCGGCGGCATCAATGCGTCCGTCGCCGATATGGCGCTTTGGCTACGGTTGCTGTTATCACGCGGCCGCGTCGATGGACGCCATGATGACCCCGCATATTGA